From the genome of Streptacidiphilus rugosus AM-16, one region includes:
- the hisB gene encoding imidazoleglycerol-phosphate dehydratase HisB, with the protein MSNSDQHRIGRVERTTKETSVKVEIDLDGTGKTDISTGVGFYDHMLDQLGRHGFFDLTVKTDGDLHIDTHHTIEDTSLALGAAFRQALGDKVGIRRFADASVPLDESLAQVTVDLSGRPYLVHTEPEGMAPMIGSYDTTMTRHILESFVAQAQIALHVHVPYGRNAHHIVECQFKALARALRYASELDPRAAGIIPSTKGAL; encoded by the coding sequence ATGTCCAACAGCGACCAGCACCGCATCGGCCGCGTCGAGCGCACCACCAAGGAGACCTCGGTCAAGGTCGAGATAGACCTCGACGGCACGGGGAAGACCGACATCTCCACCGGTGTCGGCTTCTACGACCACATGCTCGACCAGCTCGGCCGGCACGGCTTCTTCGACCTCACCGTGAAGACCGACGGCGACCTGCACATCGACACGCACCACACCATCGAGGACACCTCGCTGGCGCTGGGCGCCGCGTTCCGCCAGGCGCTGGGCGACAAGGTCGGCATCCGCCGCTTCGCCGACGCCTCCGTGCCGCTGGACGAGTCGCTCGCCCAGGTGACCGTCGACCTCTCCGGCCGCCCCTACCTGGTGCACACCGAGCCCGAGGGCATGGCGCCGATGATCGGCTCCTACGACACCACCATGACCCGGCACATCCTGGAGTCCTTCGTGGCCCAGGCGCAGATCGCCCTGCACGTCCACGTACCGTATGGACGCAATGCCCACCACATTGTCGAGTGCCAGTTCAAGGCGCTCGCCCGGGCGCTGCGGTACGCCAGCGAGCTGGACCCGCGCGCCGCGGGAATCATTCCCTCGACCAAGGGCGCGCTGTGA
- a CDS encoding histidinol-phosphate transaminase, with protein MQIDDLPIRDELKGKSPYGAPQLDVPVLLNTNENPYSLPDELVARIAERVSAAARNLNRYPDRDAVELRTRLAAYLTASTGHAVGTEQVWAANGSNEIIQQLMQTFGGSGRTALGFSPTYQMHDLISRGTGTRWIEGPRNPDFTIDEAAAVAALDAERPDVLFLCSPNNPTGTALTRAAVERLYDAAQAVKPTLVIVDEAYVEFSHQPSLLPLLEGRPLMVVTRTMSKAFGAAGLRLGYFCAAPAVVDAVQLVRLPYHLSAVTQATALAALDFTDVLLGYVERLKAERDRIVTELRAMGLDVTESDANFVQFGRFEDTHAVWSAILAQGVLVRDNGVPGRLRVTAGTPAENDAFLDAVRNAIKEL; from the coding sequence ATGCAGATCGACGACCTTCCCATCCGCGACGAACTCAAGGGCAAGTCGCCGTACGGCGCACCGCAGCTGGACGTGCCGGTGCTGCTCAACACCAACGAGAACCCGTACTCCCTGCCCGACGAGCTGGTCGCCCGGATCGCCGAGCGCGTCTCGGCCGCCGCGCGGAACCTCAACCGCTACCCGGACCGCGACGCGGTCGAGCTGCGCACCCGGCTCGCCGCCTACCTGACCGCGTCCACCGGACACGCCGTCGGCACCGAGCAGGTCTGGGCCGCCAACGGGTCCAACGAGATCATCCAGCAGCTGATGCAGACCTTCGGCGGCTCGGGGCGCACCGCGCTCGGCTTCTCGCCGACCTACCAGATGCACGACCTGATCTCGCGCGGCACCGGCACCCGCTGGATCGAGGGACCGCGCAACCCGGACTTCACCATCGACGAGGCGGCCGCCGTCGCCGCGCTCGACGCCGAGCGTCCGGACGTGCTCTTCCTCTGCTCGCCGAACAACCCGACCGGCACCGCGCTGACGCGCGCCGCGGTCGAGCGGCTCTACGACGCGGCGCAGGCGGTCAAGCCGACGCTGGTGATCGTCGACGAGGCCTATGTCGAGTTCTCGCACCAGCCCTCGCTGCTGCCGCTGCTCGAAGGCCGCCCGCTGATGGTGGTCACCCGGACCATGTCGAAGGCCTTCGGCGCCGCCGGGCTGCGGCTCGGCTACTTCTGCGCCGCGCCCGCCGTGGTGGACGCGGTGCAGCTGGTCAGGCTGCCGTACCACCTCTCCGCGGTGACCCAGGCGACGGCGCTGGCCGCGCTGGACTTCACCGACGTCCTGCTCGGCTACGTCGAGCGGCTCAAGGCCGAGCGGGACCGCATCGTCACCGAACTGCGCGCGATGGGCCTGGACGTCACCGAGTCCGACGCCAACTTCGTCCAGTTCGGCCGCTTCGAGGACACCCACGCGGTCTGGAGCGCGATCCTCGCCCAGGGCGTGCTGGTGCGCGACAACGGCGTGCCCGGCCGGCTCCGCGTCACGGCGGGCACCCCCGCCGAGAACGACGCCTTCCTCGACGCCGTCCGCAACGCCATCAAGGAGCTCTAG
- the hisD gene encoding histidinol dehydrogenase, whose product MISRIDLRSTTDDPRSVLPRAELDVEAALEKVRPICEDVHHRGVEALIEITERFDGVRLSDIRVPKAAVTGALETLDPAVRAALEESIRRARLVHREQRRTDHTVQVVPGGTVTERWVPVERVGLYVPGGLAVYPSSVVMNVVPAQEAGVASLAVTSPPQKEFGGLPHPTILAACALLGVDEVYAVGGAQAVAMFAYGAGECRPVNLVTGPGNIWVAAAKRLLKGRIGIDAEAGPTEIAILADATADPRHVAADMISQAEHDPMAAAVLVTDSVELAEAVEAELPKQVEATKHSERIATALAGPQSGIVLVRDVEQGLEIVNAYAAEHLEIQTADAEAVAARVVNAGAVFVGPFAPVSLGDYAAGSNHVLPTGGCACHSSGLSVQSFLRGIHVVAYDRDALAEVAGHVVTLANAEDLPGHGDAVRARFTEGELEQRSDWSVPQ is encoded by the coding sequence GTGATTTCTCGAATCGACCTCCGCAGCACCACCGACGACCCGCGCAGCGTCCTGCCGCGCGCCGAGCTCGACGTCGAGGCCGCCCTGGAGAAGGTGCGGCCGATCTGCGAGGACGTGCACCATCGTGGCGTCGAGGCGCTGATCGAGATCACGGAGCGTTTCGACGGGGTTCGACTGTCCGACATCCGCGTGCCCAAGGCTGCTGTCACCGGCGCCCTGGAGACGCTGGACCCCGCCGTCCGCGCCGCGCTGGAGGAGTCGATCCGCCGCGCCCGCCTGGTCCACCGCGAGCAGCGCCGCACCGATCACACCGTGCAGGTCGTCCCCGGCGGCACCGTGACCGAGCGGTGGGTGCCGGTCGAGCGCGTGGGCCTCTACGTGCCCGGCGGGCTCGCCGTCTACCCCTCGTCCGTGGTCATGAACGTGGTCCCCGCGCAGGAGGCGGGCGTCGCCTCGCTCGCGGTGACCTCGCCGCCGCAGAAGGAGTTCGGGGGGCTGCCGCACCCGACCATCCTGGCCGCCTGCGCGCTGCTCGGCGTGGACGAGGTCTACGCCGTGGGCGGCGCCCAGGCCGTGGCGATGTTCGCCTACGGCGCGGGCGAGTGCCGCCCGGTCAACCTGGTGACCGGCCCCGGCAACATCTGGGTCGCCGCCGCCAAGCGGCTGCTCAAGGGCCGGATCGGCATCGACGCCGAGGCCGGGCCGACCGAGATCGCCATCCTCGCCGACGCCACCGCCGACCCGCGGCACGTCGCCGCTGACATGATCAGCCAGGCCGAGCACGACCCGATGGCCGCCGCCGTCCTGGTGACCGACTCGGTCGAGCTGGCCGAGGCCGTCGAGGCCGAGCTGCCCAAGCAGGTCGAGGCGACCAAGCACAGCGAGCGGATCGCCACCGCGCTGGCCGGCCCGCAGTCCGGCATCGTGCTGGTCCGCGACGTCGAACAGGGCCTGGAGATCGTCAACGCCTACGCGGCCGAGCACCTGGAGATCCAGACCGCCGACGCCGAGGCGGTCGCCGCGCGCGTGGTCAACGCGGGCGCGGTCTTCGTCGGCCCGTTCGCCCCGGTCTCGCTGGGCGACTACGCGGCCGGTTCCAACCACGTGCTGCCGACCGGCGGCTGCGCCTGCCACTCCTCCGGACTCTCCGTCCAGTCCTTCCTGCGTGGCATCCATGTGGTGGCCTACGACCGCGACGCGCTGGCCGAGGTGGCCGGCCACGTGGTCACGCTCGCCAACGCAGAGGATCTTCCGGGCCACGGTGACGCTGTCCGTGCACGTTTTACCGAAGGCGAACTCGAACAGCGCAGCGACTGGAGTGTGCCGCAGTAA
- a CDS encoding LON peptidase substrate-binding domain-containing protein has product MTERLPLFPLGTVLYPGLVLPLHVFEERYRRLMADLTAGPEPHRFGVVAIRDGREVAPTGTESASPALAGLGPDPQRALFEMGCVAEIAQLQPHPDGRYELLATGTTRFRILSIDASGPYLTAEVEPVEEQTGPEAQVLAAGVERVFRAYQKRLAGAQETTVTGLQELPDDPNILSYLVAAASVLDTHDKQRLLAAETASDRLRTELRLLRREAAVLAKLPSLPAVELTRQASNPN; this is encoded by the coding sequence GTGACGGAACGGCTCCCCCTCTTCCCGCTGGGCACAGTGCTCTATCCCGGGCTGGTACTCCCCCTGCACGTCTTCGAGGAGCGCTACCGGCGGCTGATGGCCGATCTGACGGCCGGACCCGAGCCGCACCGCTTCGGCGTGGTGGCGATCCGCGACGGTCGCGAGGTCGCCCCGACCGGCACGGAGTCCGCCTCGCCCGCGCTGGCCGGGCTCGGACCCGACCCGCAGCGGGCCCTGTTCGAGATGGGCTGCGTCGCCGAGATCGCCCAGCTGCAGCCGCATCCCGACGGGCGCTACGAGCTGCTCGCCACCGGCACGACCAGGTTCCGGATTCTCTCCATAGACGCGAGCGGCCCGTATCTGACGGCCGAGGTCGAGCCCGTGGAGGAGCAGACCGGGCCGGAGGCGCAGGTGCTCGCCGCGGGGGTCGAGCGCGTCTTCCGCGCCTACCAGAAGCGGCTGGCCGGCGCCCAGGAGACCACGGTCACCGGTCTGCAGGAGCTGCCGGACGACCCGAACATCCTGTCCTACCTGGTCGCGGCCGCGTCCGTGCTGGACACCCACGACAAGCAGCGGCTGCTGGCCGCCGAGACCGCGAGCGACCGGCTGCGCACGGAGCTGCGGCTGCTGCGGCGCGAGGCCGCGGTGCTGGCCAAGCTGCCCTCGCTGCCGGCCGTCGAACTGACCCGCCAGGCCTCCAACCCGAACTGA
- the ybaK gene encoding Cys-tRNA(Pro) deacylase produces the protein MAKKTKGGQGTPATVALDRAGVPHTVHAYAHDPAAASYGGEAAEALGIAPERVFKTLVADVDGALVVGVVPVAGQLDLKALAAAVGGKRAAMADPAAAERSSGYVRGGISPLGQRKALRTVLDASALDHPTVFVSAGRRGLEVELAPSALAELTGAAFAPIGRPG, from the coding sequence ATGGCCAAGAAGACCAAGGGCGGCCAGGGCACGCCCGCGACCGTGGCCCTGGACCGGGCCGGCGTCCCGCACACGGTGCACGCCTACGCCCACGACCCCGCCGCCGCCTCCTACGGCGGCGAGGCGGCCGAGGCGCTGGGCATCGCGCCGGAGCGGGTCTTCAAGACGCTGGTCGCCGACGTCGACGGCGCGCTCGTGGTCGGCGTCGTTCCGGTGGCGGGCCAGCTGGACCTGAAGGCGCTGGCGGCCGCCGTCGGCGGCAAGCGGGCCGCGATGGCCGACCCCGCCGCGGCCGAGCGCAGCAGCGGCTACGTCCGCGGCGGCATCTCGCCGCTCGGCCAGCGGAAGGCGCTGCGCACCGTGCTCGACGCCTCCGCGCTGGACCACCCGACGGTCTTCGTCTCCGCGGGGCGGCGCGGGCTGGAGGTCGAGCTCGCGCCGAGCGCCCTCGCCGAGCTCACCGGCGCCGCCTTCGCCCCGATCGGGCGGCCCGGCTGA
- a CDS encoding ABC transporter ATP-binding protein, translating to MATAGTAQLAAGATLCCSVRDVVKTYRVGRGAAATEVRANAGISLEIRRGEVFGLLGPNGAGKSTLVRQLTGLLRPDAGAIEILGHDIVRHPDRAARLLAYLGQESTALDELTVHLAVETTARLRGLGAAAARRTTDEVVEELALGPIAQRPLAKLSGGQRRLACFGAALAGPRPLLVLDEPTTGMDPIARRAVWSAVDRRRRADGTTVLLVTHNVIEAETVLDRVAVIDEGRVIACDTPGGLKAMVDGDVRLDLVWREEAPTALPLVAALARRASVNGRRWTVRATPEEARELVAEVTSGPAFAALDDFSLSTPSLEDVYLLLGGRHEGFEK from the coding sequence GTGGCAACAGCAGGGACGGCGCAGCTCGCCGCCGGCGCCACTCTCTGCTGCTCGGTACGGGACGTCGTGAAGACGTACCGGGTCGGGCGCGGCGCGGCAGCCACCGAGGTGCGGGCCAACGCCGGCATCTCGCTGGAGATCCGCCGCGGCGAGGTCTTCGGCCTGCTGGGGCCGAACGGCGCCGGCAAGTCGACGCTGGTGCGCCAGCTGACCGGGCTGCTGCGTCCGGACGCGGGCGCCATCGAGATCCTCGGCCACGACATCGTCCGCCACCCGGACCGCGCCGCACGCCTGCTCGCCTATCTGGGCCAGGAGTCGACGGCGCTGGACGAGCTCACGGTGCACCTCGCCGTGGAGACCACCGCCCGGCTGCGCGGCCTGGGGGCCGCGGCCGCCCGCCGGACCACCGACGAGGTCGTCGAGGAGCTCGCGCTCGGCCCGATCGCGCAGCGACCGCTGGCCAAGCTCTCCGGCGGCCAGCGCCGACTGGCCTGCTTCGGCGCGGCGCTCGCGGGGCCGCGTCCGCTACTGGTGCTGGACGAGCCGACCACCGGCATGGACCCGATCGCGCGCCGTGCCGTCTGGTCCGCCGTGGACCGCCGCCGCCGTGCGGACGGCACGACGGTGCTGCTGGTCACCCACAACGTCATCGAGGCGGAGACCGTGCTGGACCGGGTCGCGGTCATCGACGAGGGGCGGGTCATCGCCTGCGACACCCCCGGCGGCCTCAAGGCGATGGTCGACGGCGACGTCAGGCTGGACCTCGTCTGGCGCGAGGAGGCCCCCACCGCGCTGCCGCTGGTCGCGGCGCTCGCCCGCCGGGCCTCGGTGAACGGCCGCCGCTGGACGGTCCGGGCGACCCCGGAGGAGGCGCGCGAGCTGGTCGCCGAGGTGACCTCGGGGCCCGCGTTCGCCGCCCTGGACGACTTCTCGCTCAGCACGCCCAGCCTGGAGGACGTCTACCTGCTGCTCGG